A window of the Desulfobacula toluolica Tol2 genome harbors these coding sequences:
- a CDS encoding sensor histidine kinase — translation MEKRKKKLIWHIFPSFLLIIFLSLSAITSYSTSYFKKFFLKNSEKELTIRTTLLQKKFSDMLKNGPDNYHQIDMHCKDIEEKTDTRVTVLLPSGVVIGDSSGDIATMENHMKRPEIMEAMKRKKGICVRYSATLDKNMMYIALPVLQDKEVAAVVRTAVSISGIDTQIKSIRNNILIALLVTIIIAGLTSLYVAGRISHPVEEMTKGTAEFAKGNLTARIAVPESEELSELAVTMNHMAQALDDKITAFENRSMELEAVHSSMQEGVIAIDKNERIITINDAAARVFGFSASKLKARYILEIARHFELQKFIQKALATHKPVEDDIVIAGDKERILNIHSTALYETAGRRMGTLIIFHDITRIRRLERMHIDFAANVSHELKTPLTTIKGFVETLQQMTVKNELKEGEAFLNIIEKNVDRMIDLINDLLALAKLERLQGTKIQLEKHNISGLIQGAVSNCDFSIEKKNISVSIDCPEDISAMVDPGLMEQAIINIVDNAVKYSPEGKSIHISVTSQGRFVDIMIKDNGNGMNKEHLSKIFNRFYRVDRARSRNEGGTGLGLAIVKHIVQYHNGKIDVTSTKGRGSCFTLSIPA, via the coding sequence ATGGAAAAAAGAAAAAAGAAATTAATCTGGCATATTTTCCCTTCGTTTCTTTTGATAATTTTTCTTTCGCTTTCAGCGATCACATCATACTCAACCAGTTATTTTAAAAAGTTTTTTCTGAAGAACTCGGAAAAAGAGTTGACCATCAGGACAACATTATTGCAAAAAAAATTTTCAGATATGCTGAAAAATGGTCCTGATAATTATCATCAGATTGATATGCATTGCAAAGATATAGAAGAAAAAACAGATACCAGGGTAACGGTTTTGCTGCCGTCAGGTGTTGTGATAGGGGATTCTTCAGGTGATATTGCAACCATGGAAAACCATATGAAACGGCCGGAAATAATGGAGGCGATGAAACGGAAAAAAGGTATCTGTGTGCGATACAGTGCAACTCTGGATAAGAATATGATGTATATTGCTTTGCCTGTTCTGCAGGACAAAGAGGTTGCCGCTGTTGTTAGAACAGCCGTATCCATCTCCGGCATAGACACACAGATCAAATCAATCCGGAATAATATTCTGATTGCGCTGCTGGTTACCATTATTATTGCCGGATTGACAAGCCTTTATGTTGCAGGGAGAATCAGTCATCCTGTTGAAGAGATGACAAAAGGCACTGCCGAATTTGCCAAAGGGAATCTTACGGCAAGAATTGCGGTTCCTGAATCAGAAGAATTGTCTGAGCTTGCCGTCACCATGAACCATATGGCACAAGCCCTGGATGATAAAATCACGGCATTTGAAAATCGAAGCATGGAATTGGAGGCAGTCCACTCCAGTATGCAAGAAGGTGTTATTGCAATTGATAAAAATGAAAGAATCATAACAATCAATGATGCTGCAGCCAGGGTTTTCGGCTTTTCAGCATCAAAGTTAAAAGCCAGGTATATACTTGAAATAGCAAGGCATTTTGAACTTCAAAAATTTATTCAAAAAGCTTTGGCAACCCATAAGCCGGTTGAAGATGATATTGTTATTGCAGGGGATAAAGAACGAATTTTAAATATCCATTCAACAGCGCTTTATGAAACAGCAGGACGGCGGATGGGAACCTTGATTATTTTTCATGATATCACCAGGATTCGGCGACTTGAAAGAATGCATATAGATTTTGCAGCCAATGTGTCCCATGAGCTGAAAACACCGCTTACAACCATAAAAGGCTTTGTTGAGACCCTTCAGCAAATGACGGTTAAAAATGAGCTGAAAGAGGGGGAAGCTTTTTTAAATATTATTGAAAAAAATGTAGACAGGATGATTGATCTGATCAATGATCTGCTGGCCCTGGCAAAACTTGAACGCCTTCAGGGAACCAAAATCCAGCTTGAAAAACACAATATCTCAGGCTTGATTCAGGGAGCTGTCAGCAATTGTGATTTCAGCATTGAGAAAAAAAATATTTCCGTGAGTATTGATTGCCCGGAGGATATTTCTGCCATGGTTGATCCTGGTTTAATGGAACAGGCCATCATAAATATCGTGGACAATGCTGTTAAATACAGCCCTGAAGGAAAATCAATCCACATATCGGTCACAAGTCAGGGCCGGTTTGTGGATATAATGATCAAGGATAACGGCAATGGAATGAACAAGGAACACCTGTCCAAAATTTTTAACCGGTTTTACAGGGTGGACAGGGCCAGAAGCCGAAACGAAGGAGGTACAGGCCTGGGACTGGCCATTGTGAAGCATATTGTCCAGTATCACAACGGGAAAATTGATGTTACAAGTACAAAAGGCCGGGGCAGCTGTTTTACGCTCAGTATCCCTGCCTGA
- a CDS encoding radical SAM protein produces the protein MHKCITTGPEPLIFDIARGSFVDGPGVRTTVFFKGCPLSCPWCHNPESQNYEMETMFFPEDCIHCGNCTKGKKCFALARRNIGKTYSPERLASLVLQDKHYYETSGGGVTFSGGESLGFIDYISRVILLLKKEQIHIAVQTCGYFDFNEFVLKILPNIDLICFDFKIMDNEIHKRLLGKSNHLILENFRQLLEQDITVLPRIPLIPHFVANKENLAAIADFFLKYRVKHCEFLYYNPGSREKMIRLNRKPHENLSDKPVSMAENRAWIDYFKQKINA, from the coding sequence ATGCATAAGTGTATCACAACCGGACCGGAGCCATTGATTTTCGATATTGCCAGAGGATCTTTTGTTGACGGTCCGGGCGTGAGGACAACAGTCTTTTTTAAAGGCTGCCCCCTTTCATGTCCCTGGTGTCATAATCCCGAATCCCAGAATTATGAAATGGAGACCATGTTTTTTCCGGAAGACTGTATTCATTGCGGCAACTGTACCAAGGGAAAAAAATGTTTTGCACTTGCACGGCGGAATATCGGGAAAACTTATTCTCCTGAACGGCTGGCAAGTCTTGTGTTGCAGGACAAACACTATTATGAGACATCAGGGGGAGGGGTGACATTTTCCGGGGGAGAATCCCTGGGGTTTATAGATTATATCTCCCGGGTAATCTTGTTGCTAAAAAAAGAGCAGATTCATATTGCCGTTCAAACCTGCGGATATTTTGATTTTAATGAATTTGTTTTAAAAATTTTGCCGAACATTGATTTGATCTGTTTTGATTTTAAGATCATGGATAACGAGATTCATAAGCGCCTGCTTGGGAAGTCAAATCATCTTATACTTGAAAACTTCAGGCAGCTTCTTGAACAAGATATCACCGTACTGCCAAGGATTCCCCTGATTCCTCATTTTGTGGCAAACAAAGAAAATCTTGCCGCCATAGCTGATTTCTTTTTAAAATACAGAGTAAAGCATTGTGAGTTCCTTTATTATAATCCAGGTTCGCGGGAAAAAATGATCCGGCTGAACCGTAAGCCTCATGAGAATTTGAGTGACAAACCGGTTTCCATGGCTGAAAACAGAGCCTGGATAGACTATTTCAAACAGAAGATAAATGCCTGA
- a CDS encoding response regulator produces the protein MLKETILIVDDEEDIVELIKYNLENEGYGILTALTGEQAIKMAKQFHPDLIVLDLMLPGIDGLEVTKYLKNNDNTSYIPIVMLTAKGEESDIVIGLEIGANDYISKPFSPKVLIARIRSILRRRKKDLGQPPERINQEGDLIIDRAKHLVTIEGNVLDLTFSEFELLSFLVDKKGWVFTRKQIVDAIHGESYSVTERSVDVVIVGLRKKLKNHASSIETVRGVGYRFKE, from the coding sequence ATGTTAAAAGAAACCATTCTGATCGTGGATGATGAAGAAGATATTGTTGAGTTGATCAAATATAATCTGGAAAATGAAGGGTATGGCATATTGACGGCATTAACCGGTGAACAGGCCATAAAAATGGCCAAGCAATTCCATCCGGATCTGATTGTCCTTGATCTGATGCTGCCGGGAATTGACGGACTTGAGGTCACCAAATACCTTAAAAACAATGACAACACAAGTTACATTCCCATTGTCATGCTCACGGCAAAAGGAGAAGAATCCGACATCGTTATAGGGCTTGAAATCGGTGCCAACGATTATATTTCAAAACCCTTCAGCCCCAAAGTCCTGATTGCCAGAATCCGTTCCATATTACGCCGCCGTAAAAAAGATCTGGGCCAGCCGCCGGAAAGGATCAACCAGGAAGGAGATCTGATCATTGACCGGGCAAAGCATCTGGTGACAATTGAAGGAAATGTATTGGATCTGACTTTTTCAGAATTTGAACTGCTCTCCTTTCTTGTGGACAAAAAGGGGTGGGTCTTTACCAGAAAACAGATTGTTGATGCAATTCATGGTGAAAGCTATTCTGTAACCGAAAGAAGTGTCGATGTTGTTATTGTCGGCCTGAGAAAAAAATTAAAAAATCATGCATCCTCTATTGAAACCGTCCGGGGTGTTGGTTACAGGTTTAAAGAATAA